In Haloarcula rubripromontorii, the genomic stretch GTCTGTTTGCGGTGAATCTCATGACTAATCTCAGCCTTGGAATCCTCAGGCCGACCAAGCAGATCAGCGACACTCAGAGCGGTTTCCGTGCGTATAGCACAGAGGCGATAAGCTCACTCGCTGAAGACAACTCAATCGGCGACCACATGGATGCAAGTACCAATATTCTCTATCACGCACACTCGAACGGCTACCAGGTCGTCGAGGTTCCAACGACGATAGATTACGACGTGGAGGCTTCTAACAACCTTGGCCCAGTTGAGCATGGGCTCACCCTCGTCGGCAATATTATTCGGACGGTTGAGCGAGAGCATCCTATCATGTTGCTCGGTGTGCCTGGAGTCTCCTGCGTTCTGATGGGATTTGTCTTCACCTACTTTACGATGTTCAATTATCTTCAGTCCGGGAGCTTTCCGCTTGGATATGCTCTGGCTAGCACTACGTTCACGATCATTGGGATCCTCGCATCCTTCACCGGAATTATTCTTCACTCCTTGGAGTTGTACCGGAAATAGCCAGCGGTTCAGGAGTTGAGCGGCCGTATTATGTGGTCCAGACGCCTTTATCAGGTCTGGGTTTACCATGATGTCATCTCTATTACTAGAAACAACTTCTGCATAACAAAGGGTAATCTATATGATTCGTAAGTCAATGCGAAGCGAATCAACATCAGACTATCCGGCACAGCGACAGCGTGGCGAATCAAAACCGAAACGATCGAGCCCACAGAGAGCATGAGTATCTGCGTCCATGGCCTCGGCTATATCGGGCTCGCGACTGCATCGTTGTTCGCCAACGCAGGTACTGATGTCACTGGTTTCGATGTTGACGAAGGCGTAATCGATCGCCTCAACGAGGGAGACCCGAACGTCAGCGAGCCTGAACTTGAGTCGTACATTCAGGATGCGCTAGAGTCCAATCTAACGCCGAGCCACCGTCCACAACCCGCTGATGTACATATTATCTGTGTTCCAACCCCGTACGACGAACTGAACGATGGAGCGGATCTGACATATGTGAAAGATGCCGGACGAACCGTGGCGAACGTTCTCAGGTCGGGCGACACCGTGGTGTTGGAGTCAACAGTACCGCCGGGCACAACGACCGGAATCCTGGCGCCAATCCTGTCACAAGGTGACCTCGAGATCGGTGAGGATGTACACTTAGGGTACACGCCTGAGACGGTGATGCCAGGGAATACGCTCACAGAGCTCCGAACCAACGATCGAATCGTTGGTGGTGTTGATGAGGACTCAGTCAGCGCCATCAAATCTCTGTATGAACCACTCACCTCAGGAGAGATACATGTCGCCGCAGACCCAACGACTGCCGAGTTCGTGAAGCTTGCACAAAACGCCGAACGAAACGTCAGTATCGCGTATGCTAACACGCTTGCACTCCTCGCAGAGAACTACGGCATTGATGTTCGGTCTGCAATTTCCCTCGCGAACAACCATCCACGGGTTGATATTTTGAGCCCTGGTCCGGGCGTGGGTGGGCACTGCCTTCCTGTCGATCCACATTTCCTGAGCGATGGGTCTGGTGCCACAGAGCTACTCGATATCGCGAGCCAAGTCAACAGCAGGATGCCCGAACACGTCGTC encodes the following:
- a CDS encoding nucleotide sugar dehydrogenase, giving the protein MSICVHGLGYIGLATASLFANAGTDVTGFDVDEGVIDRLNEGDPNVSEPELESYIQDALESNLTPSHRPQPADVHIICVPTPYDELNDGADLTYVKDAGRTVANVLRSGDTVVLESTVPPGTTTGILAPILSQGDLEIGEDVHLGYTPETVMPGNTLTELRTNDRIVGGVDEDSVSAIKSLYEPLTSGEIHVAADPTTAEFVKLAQNAERNVSIAYANTLALLAENYGIDVRSAISLANNHPRVDILSPGPGVGGHCLPVDPHFLSDGSGATELLDIASQVNSRMPEHVVRMLEDAIDSLEDKTVAVLGITYKGNVSDTRNSPGLEIAKLLGTVTVDTRPAMDGGWDEGSVTIHDPRATDSRLQLVPLDVAVDGADAVIFGAAHDEFAALDPEDIRSKMAGRTVVDPVDVIDTAQWTEQGFDVRTL